The Deinococcus aquaticus genomic interval AGGTTGATGGTTGATGGACGGGCGCTCCCCCGCTGTCAACCATCAATCTTTTACTGTTGACCGCTCACCCCTGTCTTTCCTCGCGGGCCGGGCGACTGGTAAATCCTACCTGAAAGTGATATCACTTTGATAGGTATTCGAGATCACCGGAGGGTTCATCATGAATGATCTGACACAGGCTCCCACCCCCAACCCCCACGGCGGCGTCTCCACCCGCAGCGGCGTCGCCAGCACCGAGCGCCCCGCCTTCGGGCTGCCCGGCATCCCGGTATTCCTGATCTGGCTGCTGCTGTGCGGCCTGACCATCTGGACCTTCGTGGCCCGGCAACCGCTCCTGAGTGTCCCCCTGATCCTGGCCGTGATCTTCATGGTCGTGGGCTTCTTCATCGTGCAGCCCAACCAGGGCACCCTGATCACCCTGTTCGGCCGCTACGTGGGCACCGAACGCCGCAACGGCCTGTACTGGACCAACCCCCTGACAGTCCGCAAGAGCGTCAGCCTGCGCATCCGCAACTTCAACTCCGAGCGGCTGAAGGTCAACGACTTGGCCGGGAACCCCATCGAGATCGCCGCCGTGATCGTCTGGCGCGTCGTGGACACCTCCCGCGCCGTGTTCGACGTCGAGGACTACAACGAGTTCGTCGCCATTCAGGCCGAAACGGCGCTGCGGCACCTCGCCAGCCAGTACCCCTACGACAACTACACTGACGACGCCATGAGCCTGCGTGGCAACGCCGACGAGATCGCCGACGCCCTGGCCACCGAACTCGCCACCCGACTGCGTCACGCCGGCGTGGAAGTTCTCGAAGCGCGCCTGTCGCACCTCGCGTACGCCCCGGAAATCGCGGGCGCCATGCTGCAGCGCCAGCAGGCCAGCGCCATCATCGCCGCGCGCAGCCAGATCGTGCAGGGTGCGGTCGGCATGGTCCAGATGGCCCTGAAGGAACTCAGCGAGCAGGACATCGTGCACCTCGACGAGGAACGCAAGGCGCAGATGGTCAGCAACCTGCTCGTCGTCCTGACCAGCGAACGCGGCACGCAGCCGGTCGTGAACGCCGGAAGCCTGTACTGACGGTATGGCGCGCAAGAACTTCCCCCTGCGCATCAGCCCGGAGCTGTACGCCGCGCTGGAACGCTGGGCGGCAGACGACCTGCGCAGCGTGAACGCCCAGATCGAGTACCTCCTGACCCGCGCCGCGAAAGAAGCTGGGCGCCTGAAGGAGAAGAAGAAAGAGGACAGCGACTAGCAGGCGGAGGATGGAACCCACCCCATCCTCCGTCTGCCGTTCACCCCCCGGCTTCCCGCGCGTGTCAAGGCGTTCATCCACCCTTCAGACTCCTGGGGGGCGCTATGCTCTGGCCTGTCATGTACGTTGTCGTCGAAGGGCCCATCGGGGTCGGGAAAACAAGCCTCGCCGGGCGCCTCGCCGCGCGTCACGGCGCCGAACTGAACCTGGAGATCGTCGAGGAGAACCCCTTCCTGGCGAAATTCTACGAGCAGCCCGAAGCGTTCTCGTTTCAGGTGCAGGCGTTCTTTCTGCTCTCACGCTTCAAGCAGCTCTCGGCGCTGTGGCAGCCGGGCCTGTACAAGGGCAGCGTGGTCAGCGACTACCTGTTCGACAAGGACTTCATCTTCGCGTCCATGAACCTGCGCGACGCCGAGTTCGCGCTGTACGAGGACCTGTACTCGCACCTGTCGCCGCGCCTGCCCACCCCGGACCTCGTGGTGTACCTGCGCGCCGACACCGACGAACTGCTGCGCCGCATCGCGCTGCGCGGCCGGCCGTTCGAGCAGGACATGCAGGCCGCGTACCTCGCGGACCTGACCAGCCGGTACGACGAGTACTTCCGCACGTACCCGCACCCGCACGTGATCATCGACGCGGCCGGCATCGACTTCGTGAACAACCCGGGCGACGAACAGGACCTGATGGACCGCATCGACGGCGCCCTGCGCGACACGCAGGCGGCCGACTGATGTACCTCGCGATTTCCGGCAACATCGGCAGCGGCAAGAGCACCCTGACGCGCATGCTGGCCGACCGCTACGGCCTGCGCCCCGTGTACGAACCGTACGCCGACAACCCCTACCTGGAAGACTTCTACCGCGACATGCGGCAGTACTCGTTCCACTCGCAGGTGTACTTCCTGTCCCGGCGCCTGGAGCAACACCTGAACCTCGTGACCGGCGCCCGCTACGTCATTCAGGACCGCACGGTGTTCGAGGACGCCAACATCTTCGCGCGCAACCTGTTCGAGAGCGGACAGATGGCGCGGCGCGACTGGGACACCTACCTCAGCCTGTACGAGGGCGTCCTGAGCGCCCTGCGCGTCCCGGACCTGCTGATCCACATCGACGCCAGCCTGCCCACCCTGAAACGCCGCATCGCGCAGCGCGGCCGCGAGTACGAGCAGGCCATCCCGGACGAGTACCTGGGCGGCCTGAACCGCCTGTACGACAGCTGGGTCACGGGCTTCGACGCCTGTCCGGTCGTGCGCGTGCCCGGCGATCAGCTGGACTTCGTGGCCGACCCGCAGGCCTTCGAGTGGGTGTGCGCGCGCGTGCAGGCCAACGGCTTCGGCCTGCCCCTGCTGCGCTGATCCGGACTCCGGTTGACTGATCTGTAAAACCGTTCCACCCGAGCAGACGGCCGCCTCTGCGGCTCCGGTGCCGACACCCGGGGCGCCGGGCATCCGGTCAGATCTGTGTGCGTCCGGTCAGATCTGTGTGCGGCGGGCCGGGCTGCCCGCATGCGCCTTACCCCTGCCCTGACCCTGACCGTCACCCTGACCGGGCTGATCCCGAACGCCGCCGCGCAGACGGAGCAGCCGGCCCGGACTGCGGATGTCTGCCCGGCGTGGCAACTGTTGAACCCGGCCGACCTGCGCGCCGCGCGCGTCAAAACCGCCCACGCATTCCTGACCGACGTGGGCGGGAAGGCCCAGACCGGGAGTCTGAACCGGGACGACCTGCTGCTTCAGGGAGGCAGTCAGGACGGCCGCCGCTGCAGTTACCTGATCCGGGACGGGCAGGTGACGGGGCGCGCCGGATTCCTGTCGAACTTTCAGGTGCAGACCGAGACGACCGCCCCCACCCTGAACGGCCGGTGGCAGCGCCCTGGCCCGTCCGGCCCGGCTGGCGGGGACTCCGCCGCCGAACTGAGCCTGAGCCGCACCCCGGACGGCCTGAACGTGCAGGGCGGTTCCAGCGTGCCCGGCATTACCGCCCCCCTGAGTGGCGTGGCCCTGACCGAACAGCCGGGCAGCTGGGCCCTGCAGAGTCAAGGGTGCCGCCTGAACCTGTATCCGGTCGGGCCGTGGCTGGTCGTGGCGGCCGACGCCGGGTGCGGCGACCTGAGCGCCGCGTTCGGTGGACTGTACTCACGCGTCCGCTGAGGGGGCCATGACCACTTCCCGAGCCGGCCGCGCCCGGCACTGCGCCCCTATCCGGCACTGCGACCCTGGCCGTCATAGCGGCTGCTCAGGCCCACCATTCTTCCCGGCGTGGCGCGGTACCCTGCGCGGATGACGGCTTTGCGTTCCGGCGCCTCCACGTACCCGCTGACCTTGCGGCGGTTCCTGGGTCGGGTGGCGCTGCTGTCCCTGACCTCGCCGCTCGCTGCGGCCACGGCCACGGCCACGGCTCCCACCAGCCCGGGGATGGTCTGCCCGGCAGACTGGACGGAACTGAACCCCGAGCAGTTGCGGGCCGCGCAGGTCGGCGTGCCGCGCGCGACCTTCAGTGACGCGCGCGGCGTGGCCGGCCGGTTCAGCGTGCGGGCCGGCGACCTGCTGCTTCAGGGCCGCAGCGTGCAGGGCCGCCGGTGCAGTTACCTGCTGCCCAGCGGCGGCCTGCCGGATCAGGTGATGCGCGGGTTCCTGCCGGACACGCAGGTGGAGGCGCTGCCGGCCCCGGCGGACCTGCACGGAACGTGGGCGCGGGACGCCAACGCGGGCCTGACGGTCCGGCAGGCCGTGAGCGGCGCGCTGACCCTGAACGGTTCGGCCACGCACGCCGGGGCGGACGGCAGCGTGAACATGGGCAACCTGAACGGCCCGCTGCGCCGGCAGGAGGGAGCGTGGCCGCTGGCGTACAGCGACGGCGGGTGCAGCGTGCGTCTGCGGCCGGTGGGGCCGTGGCTGCTGGCGACCGACAACGGGCAGTGTGGCGGGTTGAACGTCCGGTTCGACGGGCTGTACCAGCGCGTCCGCTGAGCGGGAAGCTCAGCCCGTATCATCCCCCCATGCGTCTTTCCGAGCTGGCCGCCCACCTGAACGTTCCCGCCCCCACCGAGAATCCGGAGGTGACGGGCGTGACGCACAACGCCGACTGGGCCGCCGCTGGCTCTGCGTTCGTGGCGATTCGCGGCGCACGCTTCGACGGGCACAGTTTCCTGGAGCGGGTGGCGGCGGCCGGCGCGGTCGCGGTGATCGGCGAGGGCCTGCCGGACGGCGTGGTCAGCCCACTGCCGTACCTGCGGGTCGCCAGTGCCCGCGCCGCGCTGGGGGACGCGGCCGCCGCGCTGGCCGGGCATCCCAGCCGCGCGCTGCGGGTGGTGGGCGTGACCGGCACGGACGGGAAGACCACCACCAGCTGGATCACGCGGCACCTGCTGCGCGCCGCCGGGCTGCGCACAGGCCTGCTGAGCACCGTCGGGTACGAACTGCCGGACGGCGAGCTGCGGCACTTCCCGGCGCACTTCACGACTCCCGAGGCCCCGCAGGTGCAGGCCACGCTGGCCGACATGGTGCGCTCGGGCGCGGACGCGGCGGTGCTGGAGGCCAGCAGTCACGCCCTGGCCCTGGAGCGCGTGCGCGGCGTGAACTGGGACGTGGCCGTCTGGACGCACCTGAGCAGCGAGCACCTGGACTTCCACGGGACGCTGGAGAACTACTTTGCCGATAAGCGCCGCCTGATAGAGGCCGCGCCGTTCGCGGTCCTGAACGTGGACGACCCCTGGACGGCGCAGCTGCGCGGCATTGCCCCCGCCGAGACTACCTACAGCGCCGAGGGGCAGCACGCCGACTGGCGGGCCACGGATGTCGAGGAACGCAGCACGGGGCTGCACTTCCACGTGATCAGTCCCCTGGGCGAGTTCGACGCGCACCTGCCCATGATCGGGCGCTTCAACGTGGCGAACGCCCTGGCCGCCATGGCCGCGAGCGCGCACCTGGGCGCCGGCTGGGAAGCGCTGGTGGCAGGCCTCGCGTCGTTCCGGGGCGTGCCGGGCCGCATGGAGCTCGTGCCGGACGGGCGTGGGCGGCGCGTGGTCGTGGATTTCGCGCACACGCCCGCCAGCCTCGCAAAGGCGCTGGGCACCCTGCGGACCACCACGCCCGGCCGCCTGACCGTGGTGCTCGGATCGGCCGGCGGCCCGCGCGATCCGGGCAAACGCGCCCCGCTGGGCGAGGTCGCCACCCGCGTGGCAGATCACGCGGTCTTCACCGAGGAGGACTGCCGCGACACGCCGCTTGCCGACATCCTGAGCGAAATGGAACGCGGCGCCCGCGAAGCCGGACACACCAACTTCCAGTCCATTCCCGACCGCCGCGAGGCCATCCGCGCCGCCATTGCCCTGGCCCAGCCGGGCGACACAGTCCTGCTGGCCGGGAAGGGCCCCGAGGACACCCTCGAACGCGCCCACGAGACCATCACCTGGAACGAGACACAGGAAGCCGTGGACGCCCTGAAGTTGAGCTGACCGGGTGCCCAGCGACATGGTATGAAGGCGACATGCGTCCTCATCTGTGCGTCCTGACCCTGGCCCTGCTGAGCACCGGCGTGGCGGCCCCCACGCCGTACTCGCTGCCCGTGAACCTGAACGCCCTGAAGTCGCCGCTGGTCAGCGGGAAGGCCGACCTGGGCCTGGACCCACTGAACGCCGCGCAGCGTTCGGCTCTGGCCCGCAACGGCTTCGTGATCACGCCCGCGCAGTGGCGGCAGTTCGACGCCGTGTACGAGGCGACGCGCTACGCAGAGCAGCCGGTGTTCGTCACGTCGGACGCCACGCTGCACGTGTACCACCTGATCTTCGACAAGCTGCTGCGCGACCTGGAACGTGAGTCCCTGGCCCCGGCCGCACGCCGCCTGACCGCGCTGCTGGTGGCGGATTCCCGCCGGCAACTGACGGCGCTGAAGGGCACCCCGCTGGAGGCGGACGCGCGGCTGACACTGGCGTACCTGTCGGTCGCACAGAAACTCGCCGATCCAGCCGTGACCCCGCCCGCCGAGGTGGCGGCGCTGGTGGCGGCGGAACTGAAACTCATCGACGCGCACCAGGGCATTGCCCCCTCGGCCATCTTCAGCGGCACGGAACTGCTCGAGGACTACTCGCAGTACGTGCCGCGCGGGCACTACACGAAAAGCGAGGCGCTGAAACGCTACTTCCGCTCCATGATGTGGCTGGGCCGCCTGAACCTGCGCGTGGATAAGGACAGCGAGACGCGCGTGGCGGGCCTGCTGACCGCCCTGATGGGCGCGAACGCCGAGGCGCAGAAGCTGTGGGCGCGCGTGTACGACCCGACCGCGCTGCTGGTGGGCCGCAGCGACGACCTGAACTACCGGCAGTACGCGGCGGCCCTGAAAGTCGCGGCGGGCGGGCAGGTGCGCCGACTGGCGGAACCGGCCATCCTGACAGCCTTCCAGGCCGAGTTGCGGAAACTGCCGCCCCCGCAGGTGAACAGCGCCGTGGTGATCGCCCGCCCCGGCGAGGGCCGCGAGGTGCGCGACGCGCAGACACTCGGCTTCCGGCTGATGGGGCAGCGCTTCACGCTGGACGGCGCGGCCTTCCAGCGCCTCGTGTACCGCGAGGTGGGCACCGACACGCAGCCGCGCCTGCTGCCCAGCGGCCTTGACCTGCTGGCCGTGCTGGGCAGCGACGCCGCGCTGAATGAACTGCGCCGCACCGGGCAGTCGAAGTACGCCAACTACGACGCGAACATGGCGAAACTCCGCGCGAATTTCGCCGCGCTGAAGCAGGCCGACTGGACCGCGAACGTCTATTCCGGCTGGCTGTACGCCCTCCAGGCCCTCGCCAGGCCTGAGCCGCGCGACGCACGCTACCCGGCGTTCATGCGCACGCCCGCCTGGACGCGCAAGGAGATGCTGACCGCGCTGGGCTCCTGGACGGAACTGCGCCACGACACGATCCTGTACGCCAAGCAGACCATGGCCGAGATGGGCGCCGGGGAACCCCCGCAGCCCCCACGCGGGTACGTGGAACCCAACCCGGCCCTCTGGGCACGCCTGCAGACCCTGGAGGCCCTGACCCGCCGCGTCCTGAAAGAGCAGGGCGTCCTGTCGGAACGCACCGCGCAGAACCTCGACTCGCTGCGCGACATGCTGGGCCTCCTGAGCCGCGCCACCGCCAAGGAACTGGCGGGCACCCCGCTGACCCGCGACGAGTACGACCGCATCCACTACTTCGGCGGGTGGCTGGAACAGATGAAGATGGCCAGCGCCGACCCCGAGGACGGCGAGAACGCCAGCCAGTTCGACGAGGATGCCATGGCCGCCGTCGTCGCGGACGTCGCCACCGGCGTTGATAGGACGGGAAATACCGTCGCCCTGGAGGAAGGCACGGGCTTCATCCACGAGCTGTACGCCGTCGTGCCCGACGGTCGCGGCGGCCTTCAGGTCGCGCGGGGCGGCGTGTACTCGCAGTACGAGTTCACGGTGCCCGTCTCGGGCCGCCTGACGGACGAGGCGTGGCGCGCGCAGCTGCGTCAGGGCAAGGTGCCGCCCGCGCACCCCTGGCTGGATGGCGTGCTGGTGAAGTGATGCGGACTCCGAGTGAATGGTTTGCACAAACCATTCACTCCGAGCGGATGCGAGTAGGAGAGAAGCGGGTTCCGGACGTGGAGTTGATGACCCGGCGCCCTTCCGGGTTGTCAACGAAACAAACGGAATCCGTATGAGGATCGCCATTTGCGGCCTGCTGGCGGGTCTGCTGCTCACCTCGGGCGGGCGGGAGGCCCCGCCATCTGGGCCGCCGTCCGGGCCGGTCACGCTGGCGCTGGCCGGCGACCTGAGCCTCGCGCGCGGCGTGGCGCAGGCGAACGCCACCGACTGGCCTGCCACGCTGCGGGCGGTGGCGCCCCTGCTGCGCGCCGATCTGGTGGCCGCGAACCTGGAATCCCCCCTGACGGACGCGCCGCGCGTCACGCCGGGCATCGACCTGCGCGCCCCGACCGGCGCAGCGGCCGCCCTGTGGCCCCTCACGCATCTGGGCGTGCTGAACAACCACGGCCGGGACGCTGGACCAGCCGGGGAGGTGCAGTCGCAGGACACGCTGAGGCGCGCGGGCCTCCACCCGGTCACGGCGACCCCGACCGTCCGCGTGGTACGTGGCCAGCGGGTCGCGCTGCTGGCGTGGCTGGACGACGGCGCGGTTCCCCTCCCCCTGACGGCGGTGCGCGCGGCGGCGCGGCAGGCGGACACCGTGATCGTCCTGGCCCACTGGGGCGAGGAGTACGGCCTGACCACCGCCCGGCAGCGGACGCAGGCGCGGGCGCTGGTGGCGGCCGGGGCGACTGTGATCGCCGGGAGCGGCCCGCACGTCCTCCAGGGGCACGAGGTCCTGACCGGACCACGCGGAGCGGCGCTGGTGCTGTACAGCCTGGGCAACCTGCTGTTCGACCAGCCGTTCCCAGCGGCGCAGATCGGCGCGGTGGTGCGCGTGCCGCTGCCCAACGTAGCCCGCGCCTGCGCCGCCCCCACCCGCACCCGCGCGGGCCGCGTGACCCCCGCCAGCGGGACGCAGCGGACGCAGGCGCTGACCCGGCTGGACCTCCCTGCCTGCCCGGAGGTCCGGTGAGAGGCCTGTTCACGGCCCTGCTGCTGCTGGGCAGCGCACTTGCGGGCGGCGGCGAGGGAACGTGGCGCAGCCTCACCCCGGCGGGCGACTGGACGGCCAGCCCCGCCCGGCACGCCCCGCCCCCCTGCCCGGCCCTGACCCTGCCCCCAGACTGGGAGGTGCGCAGCAGCGTCCTGGCCGACGTGACCGGCGACGGCGCCCCCGAGTGCGTGCTGGCCGTCTGGCGCCCCTGGCGCGACTGGCGCACCGCCCGCTGGAGTGCGCACCCCACGCCCATCCAGGGCAACCGCGACGCGCGCGGTTACAGCAGCCACGTCGCTGTGCTGCGCCCCCTGGGCGGCGGCCGGTACCGGGAGGTCTGGGTGGGCAGCGCCCTGTTCCAGCCGCTCGCGGCGCTGACTGTACTGCCCGGCGGGACGCTCGCCACGCTGGAAACCACCTACGCCGCCCCCGGCGCGCCCGCCCGCGCGCTGAGCCTGTGGCACTGGACCGGCTTCGGGTTCCGGCTGGACCGCCGCGCCCTTACCGTGGCCCGCGAGGTGCAGCCCGACGCGCAGGGCCGCCCCGCTGTCCGGTAACGCCGGGCCGTCCGGTAGCGCAGGGCCGCCCGGAAACCCGGCATGATGGGGTATGCGCCGCCTCTGCCTGCTGCTTGCCGCCTCGCTTCTGCCCGCGCACGCCGCGCAGGTGCCAGTCCCGACGCCCACGGGCGGTATTCCCGCCGGGGCGACCGTCGCGCGGCACGAGGGTCCGAACCTGACTGTGCAGACCACCGCACCCGCACGGGAGGGCCTGCTGAGCGGCCTGCGCGTCACGGCCGGAACGGTCACGCGGACCTTCCCGGCGTGGCGCACCCTGAGCAACCCCACCTTCTGGCCGGGCCTGACCGTCACGGACGTGGGCGGGGACCGCCAGCCGGAACTGCTCGTGACCCTGATGACCGATGAGGGCACGGGCGTGGCCGTGTACGACGCCCGCGTCCTGACCCTGC includes:
- a CDS encoding deoxynucleoside kinase, which gives rise to MYLAISGNIGSGKSTLTRMLADRYGLRPVYEPYADNPYLEDFYRDMRQYSFHSQVYFLSRRLEQHLNLVTGARYVIQDRTVFEDANIFARNLFESGQMARRDWDTYLSLYEGVLSALRVPDLLIHIDASLPTLKRRIAQRGREYEQAIPDEYLGGLNRLYDSWVTGFDACPVVRVPGDQLDFVADPQAFEWVCARVQANGFGLPLLR
- a CDS encoding UDP-N-acetylmuramoyl-L-alanyl-D-glutamate--2,6-diaminopimelate ligase — encoded protein: MRLSELAAHLNVPAPTENPEVTGVTHNADWAAAGSAFVAIRGARFDGHSFLERVAAAGAVAVIGEGLPDGVVSPLPYLRVASARAALGDAAAALAGHPSRALRVVGVTGTDGKTTTSWITRHLLRAAGLRTGLLSTVGYELPDGELRHFPAHFTTPEAPQVQATLADMVRSGADAAVLEASSHALALERVRGVNWDVAVWTHLSSEHLDFHGTLENYFADKRRLIEAAPFAVLNVDDPWTAQLRGIAPAETTYSAEGQHADWRATDVEERSTGLHFHVISPLGEFDAHLPMIGRFNVANALAAMAASAHLGAGWEALVAGLASFRGVPGRMELVPDGRGRRVVVDFAHTPASLAKALGTLRTTTPGRLTVVLGSAGGPRDPGKRAPLGEVATRVADHAVFTEEDCRDTPLADILSEMERGAREAGHTNFQSIPDRREAIRAAIALAQPGDTVLLAGKGPEDTLERAHETITWNETQEAVDALKLS
- a CDS encoding SPFH domain-containing protein — its product is MNDLTQAPTPNPHGGVSTRSGVASTERPAFGLPGIPVFLIWLLLCGLTIWTFVARQPLLSVPLILAVIFMVVGFFIVQPNQGTLITLFGRYVGTERRNGLYWTNPLTVRKSVSLRIRNFNSERLKVNDLAGNPIEIAAVIVWRVVDTSRAVFDVEDYNEFVAIQAETALRHLASQYPYDNYTDDAMSLRGNADEIADALATELATRLRHAGVEVLEARLSHLAYAPEIAGAMLQRQQASAIIAARSQIVQGAVGMVQMALKELSEQDIVHLDEERKAQMVSNLLVVLTSERGTQPVVNAGSLY
- a CDS encoding deoxynucleoside kinase — encoded protein: MYVVVEGPIGVGKTSLAGRLAARHGAELNLEIVEENPFLAKFYEQPEAFSFQVQAFFLLSRFKQLSALWQPGLYKGSVVSDYLFDKDFIFASMNLRDAEFALYEDLYSHLSPRLPTPDLVVYLRADTDELLRRIALRGRPFEQDMQAAYLADLTSRYDEYFRTYPHPHVIIDAAGIDFVNNPGDEQDLMDRIDGALRDTQAAD
- a CDS encoding DUF3160 domain-containing protein yields the protein MRPHLCVLTLALLSTGVAAPTPYSLPVNLNALKSPLVSGKADLGLDPLNAAQRSALARNGFVITPAQWRQFDAVYEATRYAEQPVFVTSDATLHVYHLIFDKLLRDLERESLAPAARRLTALLVADSRRQLTALKGTPLEADARLTLAYLSVAQKLADPAVTPPAEVAALVAAELKLIDAHQGIAPSAIFSGTELLEDYSQYVPRGHYTKSEALKRYFRSMMWLGRLNLRVDKDSETRVAGLLTALMGANAEAQKLWARVYDPTALLVGRSDDLNYRQYAAALKVAAGGQVRRLAEPAILTAFQAELRKLPPPQVNSAVVIARPGEGREVRDAQTLGFRLMGQRFTLDGAAFQRLVYREVGTDTQPRLLPSGLDLLAVLGSDAALNELRRTGQSKYANYDANMAKLRANFAALKQADWTANVYSGWLYALQALARPEPRDARYPAFMRTPAWTRKEMLTALGSWTELRHDTILYAKQTMAEMGAGEPPQPPRGYVEPNPALWARLQTLEALTRRVLKEQGVLSERTAQNLDSLRDMLGLLSRATAKELAGTPLTRDEYDRIHYFGGWLEQMKMASADPEDGENASQFDEDAMAAVVADVATGVDRTGNTVALEEGTGFIHELYAVVPDGRGGLQVARGGVYSQYEFTVPVSGRLTDEAWRAQLRQGKVPPAHPWLDGVLVK
- a CDS encoding CapA family protein, which gives rise to MRIAICGLLAGLLLTSGGREAPPSGPPSGPVTLALAGDLSLARGVAQANATDWPATLRAVAPLLRADLVAANLESPLTDAPRVTPGIDLRAPTGAAAALWPLTHLGVLNNHGRDAGPAGEVQSQDTLRRAGLHPVTATPTVRVVRGQRVALLAWLDDGAVPLPLTAVRAAARQADTVIVLAHWGEEYGLTTARQRTQARALVAAGATVIAGSGPHVLQGHEVLTGPRGAALVLYSLGNLLFDQPFPAAQIGAVVRVPLPNVARACAAPTRTRAGRVTPASGTQRTQALTRLDLPACPEVR